Genomic DNA from Methanosarcina sp. MTP4:
ACTCAGGGAAATGTGGTGGGCAAGCTCGATAGCTCGTCTTTCCCCGATTGATTCCTGGTACTTGAACGCCAGGGTAAACATGCTATCTGGCACCCACTGGGGCTCGTTATACATGTCTCCTTTTTCCGTCACAATCGTGCCCTTAAAGTCAAGCTGGGCCACCGTATCCTCGATCAGCTGCACGATGTCCACCAGGCGTGGAGCTTCCTGGAGCCAGCGCGGCTGGATTTTGACCTGTTTTATCTTTTCTATGTGGGACGCGGAAATCTTCAGGGCAGCCGCAGCACAGACCATGTAGTAGCCGTCCTTTATCCTGTGCCTGCCCGAGATGTCCACTGCAATTATGTCCCACATGGTATCTTAACCTTCATTACCTTCTTTTGGCCTGTCTCTCAGCTCTCAGCCTGCTCTTAGCCTGAATCTTCCCTCTTTACCTGTTATTTAACCTGCAACTTAACCTGTTTCTTTCCCACAGGTCTTACATTTTAACTCTGCCGATATCGAGGTATTCTACTTTTTCCTCTCTTTCAACCGCAAAAAGCATCCTCTTCCGGACACTGTTTGCAAGGCGCACGGCTCCGGACATTACAGGAAGCCTGAACTCAAAATCCGC
This window encodes:
- a CDS encoding DUF2209 domain-containing protein, with amino-acid sequence MWDIIAVDISGRHRIKDGYYMVCAAAALKISASHIEKIKQVKIQPRWLQEAPRLVDIVQLIEDTVAQLDFKGTIVTEKGDMYNEPQWVPDSMFTLAFKYQESIGERRAIELAHHISLSTRNLLLTELNIEAGQ